The following coding sequences are from one Collimonas arenae window:
- a CDS encoding flagellar hook-length control protein FliK gives MPLQLAAALSRAVSDSGLFYEAHLLQFATGMRSLAQLAQEPQASLGKLLQQYGIDGTEISQQRGGAKQPAEMHATAADAPVAAQGKIASLQAGLPSTAEIVPTSGTTQGTRAPAPEASPSHSPANSEPTDNGGQAAPANPRMQAVTVDIAAAYRAGAAAAIEVVHSRQERGASPSLPADADPVPTGPTGPTVTGMVHPDAVPLVRQQLEMLALSQFRWAGEAWPGAKAEWEIQEHDRRQDGSDNADTASRRWSTRLAMTLPRLGQIELRLTMLGASWHAQLAAVDEASLVSMRADSDQLRRRFQAAGMHLTELQLQQLSVSTVDNTASGKNDDIN, from the coding sequence TTGCCACTTCAATTGGCCGCGGCCCTGTCGCGCGCAGTGAGCGACAGTGGCCTGTTTTATGAAGCGCATTTATTGCAATTCGCCACCGGCATGCGTTCGCTGGCGCAATTGGCGCAGGAGCCCCAAGCCAGCCTCGGGAAGCTCTTGCAGCAATACGGCATCGATGGCACTGAAATCTCCCAGCAGCGGGGCGGTGCGAAGCAGCCGGCCGAGATGCACGCGACGGCGGCCGATGCACCTGTCGCCGCGCAGGGGAAAATAGCGTCACTGCAGGCTGGGTTGCCGTCGACAGCAGAGATAGTGCCGACTTCGGGCACAACGCAAGGAACCAGAGCGCCTGCTCCCGAAGCATCGCCATCACACTCGCCAGCCAATTCAGAGCCAACGGATAACGGCGGCCAGGCAGCACCCGCCAATCCGCGTATGCAGGCAGTCACCGTCGATATCGCTGCGGCATATCGGGCAGGCGCTGCCGCTGCGATAGAAGTCGTACACAGTCGACAGGAGAGGGGAGCTTCGCCGTCGTTGCCTGCCGATGCAGATCCCGTGCCAACAGGCCCGACGGGGCCGACGGTCACCGGCATGGTGCATCCCGACGCCGTCCCGCTGGTGCGTCAGCAACTGGAAATGCTGGCGTTGTCGCAATTCCGATGGGCTGGCGAGGCGTGGCCCGGAGCCAAGGCCGAATGGGAGATCCAGGAGCATGATCGGCGGCAGGATGGTTCTGATAACGCCGATACCGCATCACGTCGCTGGAGCACCCGCCTTGCCATGACTCTGCCCCGGTTAGGGCAAATCGAATTGCGCCTCACGATGCTGGGCGCCAGCTGGCATGCTCAGCTCGCGGCCGTGGACGAAGCCAGTCTTGTATCCATGCGTGCTGATAGCGACCAATTGCGGCGTCGCTTCCAGGCCGCTGGCATGCATTTAACTGAATTGCAACTGCAACAATTGTCAGTGTCTACAGTCGACAACACGGCATCTGGAAAAAATGATGACATTAATTAA
- a CDS encoding EscU/YscU/HrcU family type III secretion system export apparatus switch protein has product MVALSHADKEKAPLVVAKGYGVVADAIIQRARENGLYVHASPDLVNLLMHVDLDQQIPPQLYVAVAELLAWIYRLEQGLEQSAPA; this is encoded by the coding sequence GTGGTAGCGTTATCCCACGCCGATAAGGAAAAGGCGCCATTGGTTGTGGCAAAAGGCTATGGAGTGGTTGCCGATGCCATTATCCAGCGGGCGCGTGAAAACGGCTTGTATGTGCATGCATCTCCAGATCTGGTGAACCTGCTGATGCACGTTGACCTGGATCAGCAGATTCCGCCGCAGCTATATGTGGCTGTCGCAGAATTGCTGGCCTGGATATATCGCCTGGAACAGGGACTGGAGCAATCTGCGCCAGCCTGA
- a CDS encoding response regulator transcription factor — protein MKAASPIRVLIADDHRIVRRGLQHILNASPGITVIGEASDYGGITEILREQPCDVLLLDISMPGKDGIEILHLLKKREPMLRIMVLSSHGPEQFAVRALKAGAASYLTKDGAPDELVEAVRVVARGRKYISKGLAESLANHVIEEDDQMPHEQLSNREFQTVRMIASGQTRTEIAKSLSISPKTVSVYRSRVFEKMGVRTNAELTHYAIKHGLLE, from the coding sequence ATGAAAGCTGCATCACCGATTCGGGTATTGATCGCTGATGATCATCGTATTGTCAGGCGAGGGCTTCAGCATATTCTGAATGCTAGCCCGGGCATTACCGTCATTGGCGAGGCCAGTGATTACGGCGGCATTACCGAAATATTGAGAGAGCAGCCGTGCGACGTACTGCTGTTGGATATTTCGATGCCGGGCAAGGATGGCATTGAAATTCTGCACCTGCTCAAGAAACGCGAACCGATGTTGAGGATCATGGTGCTCAGCAGCCACGGTCCCGAACAATTTGCGGTGCGCGCTTTGAAGGCCGGCGCGGCCTCTTACCTGACCAAGGACGGCGCCCCGGATGAGCTTGTCGAAGCAGTGCGGGTAGTCGCTCGCGGTCGCAAATACATCAGCAAAGGCTTGGCGGAGTCGCTGGCCAACCATGTCATCGAAGAAGATGATCAGATGCCGCATGAGCAACTCTCCAACCGTGAATTTCAGACAGTCCGGATGATTGCTTCTGGCCAGACTCGTACCGAGATCGCCAAGAGCCTGTCCATCAGCCCGAAAACCGTCAGCGTCTACCGCTCGCGGGTGTTCGAAAAAATGGGTGTGCGCACCAACGCCGAACTAACCCACTACGCCATCAAACACGGCCTACTCGAATGA
- a CDS encoding chemotaxis protein CheW, protein MTLAAQTATQMHRPPAHNDVAGHEFLTFTLGNEEYGIDILKVQELRGYDSVTQIANAPDFLKGVVNLRGVITPIIDMRIKFKLEAASYDQFTVVIILHLGQRTVGMVVDGVSDVITLSTEQIKPAPEMGTVLNTDYLIGLGTLDDRMLILLDIDKLMSSDEIGLIDKLAA, encoded by the coding sequence ATGACGCTTGCCGCTCAAACAGCCACCCAAATGCATCGCCCACCTGCCCATAACGACGTTGCGGGGCACGAATTTCTGACTTTTACGCTTGGCAACGAAGAATACGGGATCGATATTCTCAAGGTGCAGGAATTGCGCGGCTACGACAGTGTGACGCAGATCGCCAACGCGCCCGATTTCCTGAAAGGCGTGGTCAACCTGCGCGGTGTGATTACACCCATCATCGACATGCGCATCAAGTTCAAGCTGGAAGCCGCCAGCTACGATCAGTTTACCGTTGTCATCATCCTTCATCTCGGCCAGCGCACCGTCGGCATGGTTGTCGATGGCGTCTCCGATGTGATCACACTGTCGACAGAGCAAATCAAACCGGCGCCGGAAATGGGTACGGTCCTCAATACCGACTATCTGATCGGTCTGGGAACGCTTGACGACCGCATGCTGATCCTGCTCGATATCGACAAGCTGATGTCAAGCGATGAAATCGGGCTGATCGACAAGCTGGCGGCCTGA
- a CDS encoding methyl-accepting chemotaxis protein produces the protein MALANTRIGVRLAIGFTLILLLVVVITGVGIWRLQQTGAAVNAMVSQFLVRERLAAEWQDAVTINAVRTMAVVRSNDSKTQQAFQSEMSATSERASELQTKLHGLSSEEGRQALGEIAAARAAYTELRESVLTTRQHGSAETVNAMIEKELDPARKEYMAKLQKFVDVQRKAIDDEALKIDANYRSGRILLIAFGSLAIILGALLSWRLTAGIVNPLQAAVAVARRVAAGDLTSTIEVKSRDETGQLLQGIKEMNRALQDTVSRVRNGTDNIVTASRQIAAGNLELSSRTEQQAASLEQTAASMEQLTSTVKQNADNARQANQLAENASSVALGGGRMVSEVVATMSQIKESSHKINDIIGVIDGIAFQTNILALNAAVEAARAGEQGRGFAVVAAEVRNLAQRSAVAAKDIKLLIGDSVDKVDAGNRQVDAAGKTMSEIVDSIRRVVDIMAEIAAASTEQSSGIEQVNQAVVQMDQATQQNAALVEEAAAAAHSLQEQADELLQAVHIFNLADEEEMHPPGGSGKETVVSLPTRQESSEVQFNDVNKVPFLAAAN, from the coding sequence ATGGCGTTGGCAAACACAAGAATAGGTGTACGGCTTGCAATCGGCTTTACGTTGATTTTGCTGTTGGTGGTGGTGATTACCGGTGTCGGTATCTGGCGTTTGCAGCAAACCGGCGCTGCGGTCAACGCCATGGTGTCGCAATTTCTGGTGCGTGAAAGACTGGCTGCAGAATGGCAGGACGCGGTGACCATCAATGCGGTACGGACGATGGCGGTGGTGCGCAGCAACGACAGCAAGACGCAACAGGCATTCCAGTCGGAAATGAGCGCCACCTCCGAGCGTGCATCGGAATTGCAGACCAAACTGCACGGATTGTCCAGCGAAGAAGGACGCCAGGCGCTGGGTGAAATCGCGGCAGCTCGCGCTGCCTATACCGAATTGCGGGAAAGCGTGCTGACTACGCGCCAGCATGGCAGTGCCGAAACTGTCAACGCGATGATCGAGAAGGAACTGGATCCGGCGCGCAAGGAATACATGGCAAAGCTACAGAAATTTGTCGATGTTCAGCGCAAGGCGATCGACGATGAAGCGCTGAAAATTGATGCCAACTATCGGTCCGGCAGAATTCTGCTGATCGCATTTGGCAGCCTGGCGATCATTCTTGGGGCCCTGCTGTCCTGGCGCCTTACTGCCGGTATCGTCAACCCCTTGCAAGCAGCGGTCGCCGTGGCGCGTCGAGTGGCCGCAGGCGATTTGACCTCCACCATTGAAGTTAAATCGCGCGATGAAACCGGACAGCTGTTGCAGGGCATCAAAGAGATGAACAGGGCATTGCAAGACACTGTCAGCCGGGTGCGCAATGGTACCGATAACATCGTGACAGCCTCTCGCCAGATTGCAGCCGGAAATCTCGAATTATCCAGCCGCACAGAACAGCAGGCCGCCAGTCTTGAGCAAACCGCAGCCTCGATGGAGCAATTGACCTCCACAGTTAAGCAAAATGCCGATAATGCGCGGCAGGCCAATCAACTGGCTGAAAATGCATCGTCAGTGGCACTCGGCGGTGGGCGCATGGTGTCGGAGGTGGTAGCGACCATGAGCCAGATTAAGGAGAGTTCACACAAGATCAACGATATCATCGGCGTCATCGATGGGATTGCTTTTCAGACAAATATCCTGGCGCTGAACGCTGCAGTGGAAGCTGCTCGCGCGGGCGAACAAGGGCGCGGTTTTGCGGTGGTGGCGGCCGAGGTGCGCAATCTTGCGCAGCGTTCCGCCGTCGCCGCGAAGGATATCAAGCTGTTGATTGGTGATTCGGTTGACAAGGTTGATGCCGGCAACAGGCAAGTCGATGCCGCCGGCAAGACCATGAGCGAGATTGTCGATTCGATCCGGCGTGTGGTTGACATCATGGCGGAAATCGCGGCAGCCAGTACCGAGCAGAGCAGTGGGATCGAGCAAGTCAACCAGGCCGTGGTGCAAATGGACCAGGCCACGCAACAAAACGCTGCCTTGGTCGAAGAGGCCGCTGCAGCTGCGCACAGCTTGCAGGAGCAAGCCGACGAATTGCTTCAGGCAGTGCACATTTTCAATCTGGCGGACGAGGAGGAAATGCATCCTCCAGGCGGCTCGGGAAAGGAAACGGTTGTATCGTTGCCAACCCGTCAAGAGTCGTCGGAAGTGCAATTTAATGATGTTAATAAGGTACCGTTTCTGGCCGCTGCAAATTGA
- a CDS encoding response regulator yields the protein MRSALILVVEDHPINRRLLQAQLAAEGWQSELVATGAEALLWLEHTRPIAVITDYVLEDMTGVELLHRVRRWETGSPGLPAIPMILYSGMPLDYLQNESRGLDCRAIITKPVGRAQLRQALAPLLSVPETPPSTSSVPDDLLIELLQFGNQQLPGLRLSLESRQFQEAAGIAHSLHGAAAVLKQTEIAQYAADIENQARQNPITSLDAAFGNLQTALDQLDRQIKARQGILST from the coding sequence ATGCGTTCCGCGTTAATTCTTGTGGTCGAGGACCATCCGATCAATCGACGCCTGTTACAGGCGCAACTGGCGGCCGAAGGCTGGCAGAGCGAGCTGGTCGCCACCGGCGCCGAGGCTTTGCTGTGGCTGGAGCATACGAGGCCGATCGCAGTGATTACCGACTATGTGTTGGAGGACATGACGGGTGTCGAACTGCTGCACCGCGTCAGGCGTTGGGAAACCGGCTCGCCGGGATTGCCAGCGATCCCGATGATCCTGTACAGCGGCATGCCGCTCGACTATCTGCAAAACGAATCGCGCGGCTTGGATTGTCGCGCCATCATCACCAAGCCGGTTGGGCGCGCGCAGTTGCGGCAGGCGCTGGCTCCTCTGCTCAGTGTTCCAGAAACCCCACCATCCACCTCATCGGTACCCGATGATTTATTGATCGAGTTGCTGCAATTCGGCAATCAGCAGCTTCCAGGTCTCCGGCTGAGCCTTGAAAGCCGGCAATTTCAGGAAGCGGCCGGCATTGCGCACAGCCTGCATGGTGCGGCCGCAGTGTTGAAGCAGACGGAAATTGCGCAATATGCCGCCGATATTGAAAACCAGGCGCGACAAAATCCGATCACGTCACTGGATGCCGCCTTCGGTAACCTGCAAACCGCTTTGGATCAGTTGGACCGGCAAATCAAGGCGCGCCAAGGAATATTGTCGACCTGA
- the flhD gene encoding flagellar transcriptional regulator FlhD: MNSNGFVNEISEVNLSYLLLAQRLLREDRATAMFRMGLSKELAELLGNLSLSQVVKLAASSLLLCRFRFDDHAILSSLTHSDKDHALQQAHASILLAGQPLEELS, from the coding sequence ATGAACAGTAATGGATTTGTTAACGAGATAAGCGAAGTAAACCTGTCTTATCTTCTGCTTGCGCAACGCTTGCTGCGTGAGGATCGGGCAACCGCGATGTTCCGCATGGGGCTCAGCAAGGAACTCGCCGAATTGCTGGGAAACCTGTCGTTGTCGCAAGTGGTGAAACTCGCTGCGTCAAGCCTTCTCCTGTGTCGTTTCAGGTTCGACGACCATGCCATTCTGTCCTCACTGACCCATAGCGACAAAGACCATGCATTGCAACAGGCGCATGCGTCGATATTGCTGGCCGGCCAGCCGCTTGAGGAGCTCAGCTAA
- the flhC gene encoding flagellar transcriptional regulator FlhC — protein MAASKSVILEAQEIQLAIELINLGARLQFLEAETSLSRDRLIRLYKEIKGISPPKGLLPFSTDWFMTWLSNIHSSMFYNIYRFMLTHGDGEKIAAVVKSYRLYLEQVERQDGKPVLDFTRAWTLTRFFDSGMLQLSTCGRCSGQFVAHAHDPQGGFVCVLCRPPSRAGKTRKLVNVEDADQLPRVGSHNTYLRLPKRSAGIAKDSVA, from the coding sequence ATGGCCGCTAGCAAAAGCGTGATCCTGGAAGCCCAGGAAATCCAGCTGGCGATCGAACTCATCAATCTCGGCGCGCGTTTGCAATTTCTGGAGGCCGAAACTTCATTGAGTCGTGATCGCCTGATCAGGTTGTACAAGGAAATCAAAGGAATTTCTCCGCCCAAGGGTTTGCTGCCATTTTCGACAGATTGGTTCATGACCTGGTTGTCGAATATCCATTCGTCGATGTTCTACAACATTTATCGCTTCATGTTGACGCATGGCGACGGCGAAAAAATCGCCGCGGTGGTCAAGAGCTATCGCTTGTACCTGGAGCAGGTCGAACGCCAAGATGGCAAGCCGGTGCTCGATTTCACGCGGGCCTGGACCCTGACCCGCTTCTTCGACAGCGGCATGCTGCAGCTCAGCACCTGCGGCCGTTGCAGCGGCCAATTCGTCGCGCATGCGCATGATCCGCAAGGAGGCTTCGTTTGTGTGCTGTGCCGGCCGCCGTCGCGCGCCGGTAAAACCCGCAAGCTGGTGAATGTGGAAGATGCGGATCAGTTGCCACGGGTCGGTTCGCACAACACCTATCTGAGGCTGCCGAAGCGGAGCGCAGGAATCGCCAAGGACAGCGTAGCCTGA